Proteins encoded together in one Muntiacus reevesi chromosome 22, mMunRee1.1, whole genome shotgun sequence window:
- the LOC136153020 gene encoding small ribosomal subunit protein eS27-like, which translates to MRLARDLLHPSPEEKRKHKKQHLVQRPNSYFMDVKCPGCYKITTVFSHAQTVVLCVGCSTVLCQPTGGKARLTEGCSFRRKQH; encoded by the coding sequence ATGCGTCTTGCAAGGGATCTTCTTCATCCCTCtccagaagagaagaggaaacacaAGAAGCAGCACCTGGTGCAGAGACCCAATTCCTATTTCATGGATGTAAAATGCCCAGGATGCTATAAAATCACCACCGTCTTTAGCCATGCACAAACAGTAGTTTTGTGTGTTGGCTGCTCTACTGTCCTCTGCCAGCCTACAGGAGGAAAAGCAAGGCTTACAGAAGGATGCTCTTTCAGACGGAAGCAGCACTAA